A genome region from candidate division KSB1 bacterium includes the following:
- a CDS encoding C69 family dipeptidase, producing MPKTCIVLFTIILLMQPLSAKQDWEGDRPDGCTSITVGKLASDDGWVSTSHTCDSHRTRSWLDITKRQTHTPGSKVTMRKRVNDDSKTMPTYKKIETGQITQADTTYGFINTAYPCMNEHQLAIGESTFGGRESLRSEKGLIDCQQLVQLMLERCKTVKEAIHLSGTLLKTYGWNDYGECLTIADTEQVWHLEIVGPGKGNKGAVWAAQRVPDDHVSVNANASRIRQVDVSDSEYFLASENLTQVARDSGWWAPEDGPFEFCYAYDPEGRESFAGRRREWRVLSLMAPSLNLHPNAENFPFSVKPDEPVSLQKIISIFQDYYEGTDYNFVKNITVTDDSGYTILSPLANPFMPYDMNKVFDINGGWGWRGERTIARWYTMYATITQSRADLPDEIGGVVWMAMDNVASSIYTPIYCSAADVAKPYKVPGRVNGYTRESAWWAFNRLGTLTAQRWGDMRHDVREVWDPMQETLLNNQKDVEAKAMNLLKTDPGKAQKYLTEYGIKWGNKVVEQAWDLGDLLWTRYDEKF from the coding sequence ATGCCGAAAACATGTATCGTACTATTTACCATTATTCTTCTCATGCAACCACTATCCGCAAAACAGGACTGGGAAGGCGACCGGCCGGACGGCTGTACCAGTATCACGGTAGGAAAACTGGCATCCGACGACGGTTGGGTCAGCACCTCGCATACCTGTGACAGTCACAGAACACGATCCTGGCTGGACATCACAAAACGACAAACCCATACACCGGGATCCAAAGTCACCATGCGGAAGCGGGTCAATGATGACTCTAAAACCATGCCTACGTATAAAAAAATTGAAACCGGACAAATTACTCAAGCAGATACAACCTATGGATTTATCAATACAGCTTATCCCTGTATGAATGAACATCAATTGGCTATTGGAGAATCGACGTTTGGAGGCCGGGAAAGCCTTCGTTCCGAAAAAGGATTGATTGACTGTCAGCAGTTGGTCCAGCTGATGCTGGAACGCTGCAAAACAGTTAAAGAGGCGATCCATTTGTCCGGAACGCTTTTAAAGACCTATGGATGGAATGATTACGGCGAATGCCTGACCATTGCAGACACAGAACAAGTCTGGCACCTTGAAATTGTCGGTCCCGGAAAAGGCAACAAGGGAGCCGTCTGGGCCGCACAACGCGTGCCGGACGACCATGTATCCGTGAACGCCAATGCCAGCCGGATCCGCCAGGTCGATGTGAGCGATAGCGAATATTTTCTCGCCTCGGAAAATTTGACTCAAGTAGCCCGGGACAGCGGGTGGTGGGCTCCGGAAGACGGTCCGTTTGAGTTCTGTTATGCCTACGACCCGGAAGGACGCGAATCTTTTGCCGGACGTCGACGCGAATGGCGTGTTCTCAGTCTCATGGCGCCTTCTCTGAACCTGCATCCGAATGCGGAAAACTTTCCGTTTTCTGTAAAACCGGACGAACCGGTGAGCCTGCAAAAAATCATATCCATTTTTCAGGATTATTACGAGGGCACAGACTATAACTTTGTCAAGAATATCACGGTCACCGATGACAGCGGTTACACGATTCTATCCCCGCTGGCCAACCCGTTTATGCCCTATGATATGAACAAGGTATTCGACATCAACGGCGGCTGGGGATGGCGCGGGGAACGCACGATCGCACGCTGGTATACCATGTACGCCACCATTACACAGTCCAGAGCCGATCTACCCGATGAAATCGGCGGTGTGGTCTGGATGGCGATGGACAATGTCGCCAGTTCCATCTATACTCCCATTTACTGCAGCGCCGCCGATGTGGCGAAACCCTACAAAGTGCCGGGCCGGGTGAACGGCTATACCCGGGAAAGCGCCTGGTGGGCCTTTAATCGGTTGGGCACCCTCACCGCCCAGCGCTGGGGCGATATGCGCCATGATGTACGCGAGGTCTGGGACCCGATGCAGGAAACACTGCTGAACAATCAAAAAGACGTGGAAGCCAAAGCCATGAATTTGTTGAAAACCGACCCGGGGAAAGCGCAAAAATACTTGACGGAATACGGCATCAAATGGGGAAACAAAGTGGTTGAACAGGCTTGGGACCTGGGAGACCTGCTGTGGACCCGGTATGATGAAAAATTTTAG
- a CDS encoding acetate kinase codes for MKVLVLNCGSSSVKFKLLEMADETELAGGIVEEIGHASQLFFKTGDNKELTQSLDISSYEHAIQLVLDTLLDKRYGVIGKKTEISAIGHRVVHGGPEFDQSTLITEQVIKAINAVISLSPLHNPPNLEGISACQKLFPDTPQVAVFDTAYGARLPQAAYDYAIPEPWKTKHHIRRYGFHGTSHSYVSSRAAEIVQQPLEALRIISCHLGSGASVCATQNGRCVETSMGFTPLEGLVMSTRSGDIDPAIIPFIAKHEGLSVEEIDTVLNRESGLKALCGTTDFRVAEENAKNGDSAADCALRLYAHRVKKYIGAYMCLMGGLDVLIFTAGVGEHSAYIRGKIVFNLNAFGLLLDHQRNERNDLDIGKGRVKVLVIPTNEELAIARDTRAILDQSERGEKLF; via the coding sequence ATGAAAGTTCTGGTACTCAACTGCGGAAGTTCTTCTGTAAAGTTTAAATTATTAGAAATGGCAGATGAAACCGAACTGGCCGGGGGAATTGTCGAAGAAATCGGCCATGCCTCTCAACTTTTTTTTAAAACGGGTGATAACAAAGAACTGACACAGAGTCTTGATATTAGCTCTTATGAACATGCGATTCAACTCGTCCTTGACACGTTGCTGGATAAGCGGTATGGCGTGATCGGCAAAAAAACCGAGATTTCGGCCATCGGACATCGTGTTGTACATGGCGGGCCGGAATTTGATCAATCAACTTTGATTACTGAACAGGTGATCAAAGCAATCAACGCCGTCATTTCTCTCAGTCCGTTACACAATCCGCCGAATCTGGAAGGAATATCAGCCTGTCAAAAATTATTTCCGGATACACCTCAAGTCGCCGTATTTGATACAGCCTATGGCGCCCGGCTTCCTCAGGCTGCATATGACTATGCCATCCCGGAACCCTGGAAAACGAAACATCATATACGGCGATATGGCTTTCATGGTACGTCCCATTCCTATGTGAGCAGCCGGGCTGCAGAGATCGTTCAACAGCCGCTGGAGGCGTTACGGATCATCAGTTGCCATTTGGGCAGTGGCGCCAGTGTTTGCGCGACACAAAATGGCCGTTGCGTGGAAACCAGTATGGGATTTACACCGCTGGAAGGCCTTGTCATGAGCACTCGGAGCGGCGATATTGATCCCGCCATTATACCCTTTATTGCCAAACATGAAGGATTGTCGGTAGAAGAAATTGACACTGTCTTGAACCGGGAAAGCGGATTAAAAGCCCTGTGCGGCACGACGGATTTTCGAGTTGCAGAGGAAAACGCTAAAAACGGTGATTCGGCTGCAGATTGTGCACTAAGACTCTATGCTCATCGCGTAAAAAAATACATAGGCGCTTATATGTGCCTGATGGGCGGGCTAGATGTTCTGATCTTTACCGCCGGTGTCGGTGAGCATTCAGCTTATATACGGGGGAAAATTGTATTTAATCTGAATGCATTCGGTTTACTGCTTGATCATCAAAGAAATGAAAGGAATGATTTAGATATCGGCAAAGGGCGTGTCAAGGTACTGGTGATCCCGACAAATGAAGAATTGGCCATCGCCCGAGATACCCGGGCCATTCTGGATCAATCAGAGAGAGGTGAAAAATTGTTTTAA
- a CDS encoding cellulase family glycosylhydrolase encodes MKKTFLSTTGNTFMYNDAPVRLRGFGLGNYLNLEHFMFGFPGTDAQIREAIVHAFGKKRAQAFWDHYYTCYTDEADLGFVATLGLNTVRVPVNHHLFSGSFEKSVGVREIDRLLKFCEQHRIWAILDMHTAPGGQNPDWHSDNPNGEDRFWGDEPAQTEMVELWQKIADYYSDAQWIGGYDVLNEPCYFNHEYDEVMLRFYSQCTDSIRQVDSNHILFYEGNVYARDFSMFRSNPDENCSYSFHLYPFLQIPDDLDATDLRKPIEMSLARDVTLAHLRDLNKPLFCGETGHPQHLPNHFDALAGFLDVLEEQAISWALWPLKDCGSMGVINPPENGKWAHLMQDLTGGWNFWDLFSKDSILASDDMENRYRFYKQLIAETTKAHETFAVNLSQTDFKEWDDAVDEFAFSRAQLYEPLVLLVNEHMTKHRRSI; translated from the coding sequence ATGAAAAAAACATTTCTTTCGACCACCGGTAATACATTCATGTACAATGATGCCCCGGTTCGACTGCGCGGATTCGGACTGGGCAACTATCTGAATCTGGAACATTTTATGTTTGGATTTCCAGGCACGGATGCGCAGATTCGAGAGGCCATTGTGCATGCGTTTGGGAAAAAGCGTGCACAGGCGTTCTGGGATCACTATTACACCTGTTACACCGATGAGGCGGACCTGGGATTTGTCGCCACGCTCGGATTAAATACGGTGCGTGTTCCGGTCAATCACCATTTGTTTTCCGGTTCGTTTGAAAAGAGTGTAGGGGTGCGTGAGATCGACCGACTGCTCAAATTCTGTGAGCAGCATCGAATCTGGGCCATTCTGGATATGCACACCGCACCCGGCGGACAAAACCCAGACTGGCACAGTGACAATCCGAACGGGGAGGACCGGTTCTGGGGCGATGAACCGGCACAGACAGAAATGGTTGAGCTCTGGCAAAAGATCGCCGATTATTACAGTGATGCGCAATGGATCGGCGGATATGATGTGCTGAATGAGCCCTGTTATTTTAATCACGAATATGACGAGGTGATGCTTCGGTTTTATTCGCAATGTACAGATTCGATCCGTCAAGTGGATTCGAATCATATTCTGTTCTACGAGGGCAATGTGTATGCGCGCGATTTTTCCATGTTCCGCAGCAATCCGGATGAAAATTGTTCCTACTCGTTTCATCTCTACCCGTTTCTGCAAATCCCTGATGATCTGGATGCAACCGATTTGCGCAAGCCGATCGAGATGAGTCTGGCGCGCGATGTGACGTTGGCGCATTTGCGCGATCTGAACAAGCCGCTATTCTGCGGTGAAACCGGTCATCCGCAGCATTTGCCGAATCATTTTGATGCTCTGGCTGGGTTTCTGGATGTGCTGGAAGAACAAGCCATATCCTGGGCGTTGTGGCCGCTCAAGGATTGCGGTTCCATGGGGGTGATCAATCCGCCGGAAAACGGCAAATGGGCGCATCTGATGCAGGATCTCACCGGCGGCTGGAATTTCTGGGATTTGTTCAGCAAAGACAGTATATTGGCTTCTGACGATATGGAAAATCGCTACCGGTTTTACAAACAATTGATCGCAGAAACCACAAAGGCGCACGAGACCTTTGCCGTGAATCTTTCTCAAACGGATTTCAAAGAATGGGATGATGCTGTAGACGAGTTTGCGTTTTCCCGGGCGCAGCTGTACGAACCTTTGGTGTTACTGGTGAATGAACATATGACAAAACACAGGAGGTCGATATGA
- a CDS encoding FAD-dependent oxidoreductase — METIAVKLLSRYVIAAGTMAFELEKPEGFGFQAGQHTIVQLPELKYEDKKGASRPFTIASAPGAGTLLIVTRQTGSGFKKTWQELPLESEIRITPAKGELVLDQDKPAVFLTGGIGITPFRSMILDNYHEGVETPLTLLYSNKTAETAAFHSFFTRMIKDFPALNYVPTLTETNTHHNDWNGEKRMLDDAFVRDYVNDLTVPV, encoded by the coding sequence ATGGAAACGATAGCTGTGAAATTGCTGAGCCGATATGTCATCGCAGCGGGTACAATGGCATTCGAACTGGAAAAACCGGAGGGGTTTGGGTTTCAAGCGGGACAACACACCATCGTACAGTTGCCCGAGTTGAAATATGAAGACAAAAAAGGCGCGTCCCGTCCGTTCACGATTGCATCAGCGCCGGGAGCGGGAACTCTTTTGATTGTGACCCGACAAACAGGCAGTGGATTCAAAAAAACCTGGCAAGAATTACCGCTGGAATCTGAGATCAGAATCACACCGGCAAAAGGCGAACTCGTGCTTGATCAGGACAAGCCGGCTGTTTTTTTAACAGGAGGTATTGGAATAACGCCGTTCCGGTCAATGATTCTGGACAACTATCATGAGGGAGTGGAAACGCCATTGACGTTACTGTACAGCAACAAGACCGCTGAAACGGCTGCGTTCCATTCTTTTTTCACGCGGATGATAAAAGATTTCCCTGCTCTCAATTACGTTCCGACACTGACTGAAACCAATACTCATCATAATGACTGGAACGGGGAAAAACGCATGCTGGATGATGCTTTTGTTCGGGATTATGTGAATGATCTGACCGTTCCTGTCTGA
- a CDS encoding arylsulfatase — MRSRRQFLKQFAAGGLSAGLFSIFQCADSHKSKQPNILLIMADDMGFSDLGFMGSGIQTPNIDRLARNGLVYNQFYNTSRCCPTRASLLTGLYQHQTGMGWMTVADLGHPGYTGDLNEHCITIAQALQQSGYACYMTGKWHVTSDKTMKPKGPKHNWPLQRGFDRYYGHLSGGGGYYHPKNLIEGNEWLDVPEDFYLTTAVNEKSEQFLREHMETNKNQPFFFYAAYYAPHRPLHALEKDVAKYRGAFMKGWDRMRKEKLARLYELGIADESWPLSERDARIPAWESLSEKEKQIWDARMAVYAGQIDCMDQGVGKMLNVLKEYGELENTLVLFLSDNGGCHEPQGGELDYEQIDELGQEYPMQSYRIQWANVSNTPFRMYKHWVHEGGIATPLILHWPQRFEANGEIIPQIGHVIDIMPTLLEITNTPYPREWNGVPIHPLPGKSLVANFDSEVFERGPIFFEHTANRAVRDGNWKLVSKKVHEPPYVGEWELYNLSRDRSETENLADQYPEKVENLAALWDQWAKEHDVYPIDGRGWHEKIKNPG, encoded by the coding sequence ATGAGATCCAGACGGCAATTTTTAAAACAGTTTGCAGCCGGGGGATTGAGCGCCGGATTGTTTTCAATTTTCCAATGCGCCGATTCTCACAAGAGCAAACAACCCAACATCCTGCTCATTATGGCGGATGATATGGGATTTTCCGACCTGGGATTTATGGGCTCCGGTATTCAGACACCGAATATTGACCGACTGGCCCGCAACGGTCTGGTTTACAATCAATTTTACAATACCTCCAGGTGCTGTCCCACACGCGCGTCATTGCTCACCGGACTGTATCAGCATCAGACCGGAATGGGGTGGATGACTGTAGCGGATCTGGGACATCCCGGCTATACGGGCGACCTCAATGAACATTGCATCACCATCGCCCAGGCCCTGCAGCAGTCGGGTTACGCCTGCTATATGACCGGGAAATGGCATGTCACCAGCGACAAAACCATGAAACCCAAAGGCCCGAAACACAACTGGCCGCTGCAGCGCGGGTTCGATCGCTATTACGGCCATTTGTCCGGGGGCGGCGGCTATTATCATCCGAAGAATTTAATTGAGGGCAATGAGTGGTTGGACGTCCCGGAGGATTTTTATCTGACCACGGCGGTCAATGAAAAAAGCGAACAGTTCCTGCGCGAGCATATGGAGACGAACAAGAACCAGCCCTTCTTTTTCTATGCCGCCTATTACGCGCCGCACCGGCCGTTGCATGCTCTGGAAAAAGATGTGGCCAAATACCGCGGAGCTTTTATGAAAGGCTGGGACCGCATGCGGAAAGAAAAGCTGGCGCGTCTTTATGAACTCGGTATAGCGGATGAATCCTGGCCATTGTCTGAACGGGATGCGCGAATTCCCGCCTGGGAGTCCTTGAGCGAAAAAGAAAAGCAAATCTGGGATGCGCGCATGGCCGTGTATGCCGGACAAATCGATTGTATGGATCAGGGCGTCGGTAAAATGCTCAATGTGTTAAAAGAATATGGTGAGCTGGAAAATACGCTTGTTTTGTTTTTGTCGGATAACGGCGGCTGCCATGAACCGCAGGGCGGTGAACTGGACTATGAGCAAATTGATGAACTGGGACAAGAGTATCCCATGCAGAGTTACCGCATACAGTGGGCCAATGTCAGCAATACGCCGTTCCGCATGTACAAACACTGGGTGCATGAAGGCGGTATTGCCACGCCGCTCATCCTGCATTGGCCTCAGCGTTTTGAGGCAAACGGCGAGATCATTCCGCAGATCGGACATGTCATTGATATTATGCCGACGCTTTTGGAGATTACCAACACCCCCTATCCACGGGAATGGAACGGTGTTCCCATCCATCCCTTGCCGGGCAAAAGTCTGGTTGCCAATTTTGACAGTGAGGTGTTTGAACGCGGACCCATTTTTTTCGAGCATACCGCCAATCGGGCCGTGCGCGATGGAAACTGGAAATTGGTATCCAAAAAAGTGCATGAACCTCCCTATGTGGGCGAATGGGAATTGTACAACCTGTCCCGTGACCGATCGGAGACTGAAAATCTGGCGGATCAATATCCTGAAAAAGTTGAAAATCTGGCGGCGCTCTGGGATCAATGGGCAAAAGAACATGATGTTTATCCCATTGACGGGCGCGGCTGGCATGAAAAAATTAAAAATCCCGGTTGA
- a CDS encoding acyl-CoA dehydratase activase, with product MPDLRIGLDVGSVNAKAVVICEKNTIPNALVNGWREYRFGENLFLYAQEPVRGNPQKAARILFDSIADMFPKDEFKITVTGSQGVQIAHVLDLNVLNEFKAIAAGALELFPDVKTILEIGGDGSRFLKVHRNPGTGQVRILDYERNGDCAAGTGSFIDQQALRLRYNVKEIGDLVATAETGASIAGRCSVFAKSDMIHAQQRGYSPAVIFKGLCQAVVRNFKGTVLRGKTLEPRVAFVGGVAANDGVVQAVKDICGLSTDELIVPDLHTFVGALGCALNAGEKGVSRGRWARLEALTDFEENTSYPALQLEQVQYIEAPQPDAIRPIEKLNAFLGVDIGSVSTNLVLIDETGCVLDEIYTATQGRPVDVVKRELLRLARRWQDQIQIEGVGTTGSGRELIGELIGADVIHDEITAHKTGATHIATTYLDGNVDTIFEIGGQDSKFISIDDGIVVDFTMNEACAAGTGSFLEEQADKLGISIEQQFADYALSSDRPLRLGERCTVFMEKDVSAYMQKGHAVKEITAGLAFAVVQNYLNRVVRGRKIGDSIFFQGGTAYNKAVAAAFATTLGKPIIVPPHNGVMGAIGAALLARDKINLTQVRSRFRGFDLNQVDFDIRHFVCKGCTNHCNIQQITIEGEKTFWGDKCSNRFRTCRKAELQPTIPDLFAAYREWLVEELPGPDGLDTKIGVPRTFFYYDRFPFWKTFFRQLGAEIVLSEPTNNEIISAGRELCIAEPCFPVVVAHGHIATLFDKDVDFIFAPVSVNSEAQTPDVFSWYCPWGQTFPLVTMNAGSPDMRDKMLSPVLRFRYGPDFIKKQLYPVAERLGVSRRRCGKAVDFAYDAQRMFKKRVKETGKTVLDRIVKNNESAVVIVGRPYNIYDNGVNLSIPDKLREQYGINIIPMDFLPIENINVSDVHENMFWTYGYRILQAAKFTGQHDNLHLIYLTNFKCGPDSYIKHFVRDALGSPYLTLQFDGHGNDAGILTRCEAFLQSKHVLGQSREKIKSLV from the coding sequence ATGCCGGATTTAAGGATTGGTTTGGATGTTGGTTCCGTCAATGCCAAGGCGGTGGTGATATGTGAGAAAAACACGATACCGAATGCTTTGGTAAACGGGTGGCGTGAATACAGGTTTGGCGAAAATTTATTCCTCTATGCACAAGAACCTGTCAGGGGGAATCCACAAAAAGCTGCACGGATATTGTTTGATTCTATTGCTGATATGTTTCCTAAAGATGAGTTCAAAATCACAGTAACAGGAAGCCAGGGGGTGCAGATTGCACATGTTCTTGATTTGAATGTATTGAATGAATTCAAAGCAATCGCTGCTGGCGCTCTTGAACTGTTTCCCGATGTAAAAACGATACTGGAAATCGGAGGCGATGGTTCGCGATTCCTCAAGGTGCACCGAAATCCCGGAACCGGTCAAGTTCGGATTCTTGATTATGAACGAAACGGCGATTGCGCAGCGGGTACGGGTTCTTTTATCGATCAACAGGCATTACGGCTCAGGTATAATGTCAAAGAAATCGGCGATTTGGTGGCCACAGCCGAAACCGGTGCGTCTATTGCCGGAAGATGCTCGGTGTTTGCCAAATCAGATATGATACACGCCCAGCAGCGCGGATATTCCCCGGCTGTTATTTTCAAGGGACTGTGTCAGGCTGTGGTGAGAAATTTCAAAGGCACCGTCCTGCGTGGAAAAACACTGGAACCCCGGGTGGCTTTTGTCGGGGGTGTGGCTGCCAATGACGGGGTTGTCCAGGCGGTTAAGGATATTTGCGGGTTATCCACTGATGAACTCATTGTGCCTGATTTGCATACCTTTGTCGGCGCTCTGGGCTGCGCTCTAAACGCGGGAGAAAAAGGTGTGTCTCGTGGCCGCTGGGCGCGGTTGGAAGCGTTGACCGATTTTGAAGAAAACACCAGTTACCCCGCGTTACAATTGGAACAGGTTCAGTACATCGAGGCGCCGCAACCCGACGCCATCAGACCCATAGAAAAATTGAATGCATTCCTGGGGGTGGATATTGGTTCGGTCAGTACGAATCTGGTTTTAATCGATGAAACCGGATGTGTGCTGGATGAAATTTATACCGCCACTCAGGGACGCCCTGTGGATGTGGTCAAAAGAGAACTGTTAAGGCTTGCCCGTCGCTGGCAGGACCAAATACAAATAGAGGGGGTGGGGACAACCGGTTCCGGTCGTGAACTGATTGGTGAATTGATCGGGGCGGATGTCATCCATGATGAAATTACCGCGCACAAAACGGGCGCCACCCATATCGCCACGACATATCTTGACGGCAATGTTGACACCATATTTGAAATAGGCGGACAGGATTCGAAATTTATTTCGATCGATGATGGTATTGTCGTGGATTTTACGATGAATGAAGCTTGTGCAGCGGGTACCGGGTCTTTCCTGGAAGAACAGGCGGACAAACTCGGGATTTCAATTGAACAGCAGTTTGCCGATTACGCTTTATCAAGTGACCGGCCGCTTCGGCTGGGTGAACGATGCACCGTATTTATGGAAAAAGATGTCTCAGCTTATATGCAGAAAGGGCATGCGGTTAAAGAAATAACAGCCGGTCTTGCCTTTGCCGTTGTGCAGAATTATCTGAACCGGGTTGTGCGTGGACGCAAAATCGGAGATTCTATTTTCTTTCAGGGCGGGACGGCCTATAACAAAGCGGTAGCGGCTGCGTTTGCGACCACTCTGGGCAAACCGATTATTGTGCCGCCTCATAACGGCGTGATGGGAGCCATCGGTGCCGCCCTGCTGGCGCGGGACAAGATAAATTTGACCCAGGTCCGCTCAAGATTTCGCGGTTTTGATCTGAATCAAGTTGACTTTGACATCCGGCATTTTGTCTGCAAGGGGTGCACAAATCACTGCAATATTCAGCAAATTACCATCGAGGGTGAAAAAACGTTTTGGGGAGATAAATGTTCAAATCGGTTTCGCACTTGTCGGAAAGCGGAATTGCAGCCCACGATTCCTGATCTGTTTGCGGCTTATCGGGAGTGGCTGGTTGAGGAACTGCCGGGTCCTGACGGCCTGGATACAAAAATCGGTGTTCCCCGGACTTTTTTCTATTATGATCGTTTTCCGTTTTGGAAAACATTTTTCCGTCAATTGGGAGCCGAGATTGTTTTATCCGAACCGACGAACAATGAGATTATCAGCGCCGGACGGGAACTGTGCATTGCGGAGCCCTGTTTTCCGGTCGTGGTGGCTCACGGGCATATTGCAACTCTTTTTGATAAAGACGTGGATTTTATATTTGCACCGGTATCTGTCAACTCGGAAGCGCAAACCCCCGATGTGTTTTCCTGGTATTGCCCGTGGGGTCAAACGTTTCCTTTGGTGACGATGAATGCCGGTTCCCCGGACATGCGCGATAAAATGCTGTCACCCGTTCTGCGCTTTCGATATGGCCCCGATTTTATCAAAAAACAGTTGTATCCGGTTGCCGAAAGACTCGGGGTGTCACGGCGTCGATGTGGAAAGGCTGTAGATTTTGCTTACGATGCTCAGAGGATGTTTAAAAAACGGGTCAAAGAGACCGGAAAAACCGTGCTGGACCGGATTGTAAAAAACAACGAATCCGCTGTGGTGATCGTCGGACGGCCTTATAACATCTATGATAACGGGGTGAACTTGAGTATTCCTGACAAACTCCGAGAACAGTACGGGATCAATATCATCCCCATGGATTTTCTGCCCATTGAGAATATAAACGTTTCTGATGTGCATGAAAATATGTTCTGGACCTATGGATATCGAATCCTGCAGGCCGCCAAATTTACAGGACAGCATGACAATTTACACTTGATTTATCTGACGAATTTCAAGTGCGGTCCGGATTCCTATATTAAGCATTTTGTGCGCGATGCATTGGGTTCTCCTTATTTGACATTGCAATTTGACGGGCATGGCAACGATGCCGGTATTCTCACTCGATGTGAGGCCTTTTTGCAAAGTAAACATGTTTTAGGTCAATCCCGGGAAAAAATAAAGAGTCTGGTCTGA
- a CDS encoding ATP-binding protein, producing the protein MNHCNIEYRGEEEFEIEGSPTICRQLLVNLIINAGRAIDHQGHILLELHRHENNAVLKVHDDGPGIPEEERNNVLKAFYTTQTKGTGLGLTSIKVYVDVLGGSMDISDSELGGACFRIELPL; encoded by the coding sequence GTGAATCATTGCAACATTGAATATCGAGGGGAAGAAGAGTTTGAAATCGAGGGCAGCCCGACAATCTGTCGTCAGCTGCTTGTCAATTTAATTATTAATGCAGGGCGCGCGATTGATCATCAGGGACATATACTATTAGAGTTGCACCGGCATGAAAATAATGCCGTGCTCAAGGTACATGATGACGGGCCGGGAATTCCCGAGGAAGAACGCAATAATGTCCTGAAAGCATTTTATACAACTCAGACAAAGGGTACGGGTTTAGGTTTGACCTCGATCAAAGTGTATGTTGATGTGTTGGGCGGCAGTATGGATATCTCTGATTCTGAATTGGGAGGCGCCTGTTTTCGAATTGAATTGCCCCTGTAA
- a CDS encoding SH3 domain-containing protein: protein MKYVSVLMAVLFLIFACEPKPEQQNDVEQQTIEPAHRSLPAVCVWDGASVRQGPSASADWITSLSLGEKLTWLGMTQPDSAKPERSYYKIMLSDSTIGWSSEYVIAQGEPGVVVSKTPVFKRPDLITMTETNLEPMSFVAVTESEGIGLEIIGNQNKPKGWVKLDAVSLQENDIAVGVIYTKLQEIEDSEERRQKLRNLITNPVFENSVFIDDLKEEWDEMDVDD, encoded by the coding sequence ATGAAGTATGTTTCTGTATTGATGGCTGTTCTGTTTTTAATTTTCGCCTGTGAACCAAAACCGGAACAGCAAAATGATGTCGAACAACAAACGATCGAGCCGGCACACCGTTCCTTGCCTGCTGTTTGTGTTTGGGACGGAGCCTCTGTCCGCCAAGGACCGTCTGCGAGTGCGGATTGGATCACCTCCCTTTCTCTCGGAGAAAAACTAACCTGGTTGGGCATGACACAGCCGGATTCGGCCAAACCTGAACGTTCTTATTACAAAATTATGCTGTCAGACAGCACGATCGGTTGGTCTTCGGAATACGTCATTGCCCAGGGAGAGCCGGGTGTGGTGGTGTCGAAAACCCCGGTGTTCAAGCGTCCGGATTTGATTACCATGACGGAAACCAATCTTGAGCCCATGTCCTTTGTGGCTGTGACAGAATCAGAAGGGATTGGGCTAGAGATTATCGGTAACCAGAATAAACCCAAAGGCTGGGTCAAACTGGATGCCGTCTCATTGCAGGAGAACGATATTGCCGTTGGCGTGATATACACAAAATTGCAGGAAATTGAAGATTCGGAAGAGAGACGTCAAAAATTACGCAATCTCATCACCAATCCGGTTTTTGAAAATTCAGTGTTTATTGATGATTTGAAAGAAGAATGGGACGAGATGGATGTTGATGACTAG